Within Epilithonimonas zeae, the genomic segment TGGGGAATTCAGCAATGATGAGGTTTTAGGAAATATTTTTTCGAAGTTTTGTATCGGGAAATAATTTAGCTTTTCTTTGATTTCTTTTTATTTATTTTCTTTGATTACCAACCATTTATACAAATTTTATTTTCTCTTTTTGGAGTTTATTTATATATTTGTACACCTGGTGTACACCTCGAACTACAAAAAGCAGTGCAAAGGTGTACAAATGTACACCTTAAATAAAAGATATGAATATTACTTTAAAACAGAAAAATTTAGCTGATGGAAGGATTAGTCTTTTCATTGAGTATTACAAGGGTTCTTCTACTAATGCACAAGGAAGAAGAGTTCACCTGCGAAATTTTGAGTATTTAAAACTGTATTTGCACCCCGATCCAAAGTCGGCTAAGGAAAAAAAAGAAAATAAAGAAACTATGGCTCTTGCCGAAAGTATTTTGGCAATCAAAAAAGCTGAATATGTTCAAGGTCGCTACGATTTGAAAGATACTGTAAAAAGTAAAAGGACTTTTTTAACATACTTTGAGGAGTTGACAGAAGAAAAACAAAAACAAGATACTTCTAATAATTACGGTAATTGGTTATCGACTCTACAACATCTCAAAAAGATTGTTCCAAAAAATATGACTTTCGATGAAATTGATGAAAGCTTCGTCAAGAAAGTTCACCGATATTTCGAAAAAGATGCTCTCACAAAAAGTGAGCTGCCACTTTCTCAGAACTCAAAATATTCATATTTCAACAAGTTTAAAGCTGCTCTAAGAAGTGCTTTCGATAATGGATATTTGACAGTAAATTATGCGTCAAAAGTAAAATCCTTTGAACAAGCGGAAAGCCAAAGAGAATATCTGATTTTTGATGAATTGCAACGTTTAGCAAAAGCGGAATGCAAATACCCGGTTTTGAAAAAAGCATTTCTTTTTTCGTGTTTATCAGGACTACGGTGGTCGGATATTAATACTTTGACCTGGAAAGAAGTTCGTGATGAAGGTGATGTTTCCAGAGTCAATTTCCGACAGGAAAAAACAGATGGCGTAGAATATCTCTACAT encodes:
- a CDS encoding site-specific integrase: MNITLKQKNLADGRISLFIEYYKGSSTNAQGRRVHLRNFEYLKLYLHPDPKSAKEKKENKETMALAESILAIKKAEYVQGRYDLKDTVKSKRTFLTYFEELTEEKQKQDTSNNYGNWLSTLQHLKKIVPKNMTFDEIDESFVKKVHRYFEKDALTKSELPLSQNSKYSYFNKFKAALRSAFDNGYLTVNYASKVKSFEQAESQREYLIFDELQRLAKAECKYPVLKKAFLFSCLSGLRWSDINTLTWKEVRDEGDVSRVNFRQEKTDGVEYLYISKQARELLGERQDPQARVFKGLKYGMTYNTEIIRWCNRAAVPKHITFHSARHTNAVLLLENGADIYTVSKRLGHRELRTTQIYAKIVDSKMKEAAEIIPELNIEL